The Phycisphaerae bacterium genome includes a window with the following:
- a CDS encoding DUF1553 domain-containing protein: MNKPLLAAAVCVMSGLASGEEPRIIPPFEVERPVVSANAIDDLVWRALKKRGIKPANPCSDEVFVRRVYLDVIGTLPDPVEVNEFLQDRRPDKRAALIDTLLSRDEFADYWSLKWCDLLRVKAEFPINLWPNAVQAYHRWIRDSIRENKPYDEYARELLTSSGSNFRVPPVNFYRAVQGREPSAIAAAVALTFMGTRLDDWPEARRADMAVFFSRIAYKKTGEWKEEIVCLDPAPTGPLEAVLPDDTRMRIPADQDPRMTFADWLIKPNNPWFARNIVNRVWSWLLGRGIIHEPDDIRPDNPPVNPELLARLEKELVQARYDLKHVYRLILNSRTYQQSSIPRSDRPEAEALFACYPVRRLDAEVLIDALCRLFESTESYMSPIPEPFTVIPGYERTITLADGSITSQFLEMFGRPPRDTGLESERNNLPTEAQRLHLLNSSHIQKKIQNSPRLRRLINNSRGNRPALIRVLYLNILSRYPTPAELAAAEEYFQTRGVKPDQAVNDLAWALINTKEFLYRH, translated from the coding sequence ATGAACAAGCCCCTCCTCGCTGCCGCTGTCTGCGTGATGTCCGGCCTCGCGTCTGGCGAGGAGCCGCGGATCATCCCGCCGTTTGAAGTGGAGCGGCCGGTCGTATCGGCGAACGCCATCGACGACCTGGTGTGGCGCGCCCTGAAGAAGCGCGGCATCAAACCCGCGAATCCGTGTTCGGACGAGGTCTTTGTCCGGCGGGTTTACCTGGATGTCATTGGGACGTTGCCCGACCCCGTTGAGGTCAACGAGTTTCTGCAGGACCGCCGTCCGGACAAACGAGCCGCACTCATCGACACGCTGCTGAGCCGCGACGAGTTCGCGGACTACTGGTCATTGAAGTGGTGCGATCTGCTGCGGGTCAAGGCGGAGTTTCCGATCAACCTCTGGCCCAACGCCGTCCAGGCCTATCATCGGTGGATCCGCGACTCCATTCGCGAGAACAAACCCTATGACGAGTATGCTCGGGAGCTGCTGACATCGAGCGGGAGCAATTTCCGCGTCCCCCCGGTCAACTTCTATCGAGCGGTCCAGGGTCGTGAGCCCTCGGCCATTGCCGCGGCGGTGGCTCTCACCTTCATGGGGACGCGACTGGACGATTGGCCGGAGGCACGCCGCGCCGACATGGCCGTCTTCTTCTCGCGGATTGCATATAAGAAAACCGGAGAGTGGAAAGAAGAGATCGTCTGCCTGGATCCCGCACCAACCGGGCCTCTTGAGGCGGTTCTCCCGGACGACACGCGAATGCGGATCCCGGCGGATCAGGATCCGCGGATGACGTTTGCCGACTGGCTGATCAAACCCAACAACCCGTGGTTTGCCCGCAACATCGTCAATCGCGTCTGGTCGTGGCTGCTGGGCCGCGGGATCATTCACGAACCTGACGACATCCGTCCGGACAACCCGCCGGTGAATCCCGAATTGCTCGCCCGTTTGGAGAAGGAACTGGTGCAAGCCCGGTACGATCTGAAGCACGTCTACCGGCTGATCCTCAATTCCCGCACCTACCAGCAGTCATCGATCCCGCGCAGCGACCGTCCGGAGGCCGAGGCCCTGTTTGCGTGCTACCCGGTTCGCCGGCTGGATGCGGAAGTGCTGATCGACGCCTTGTGCCGGCTCTTCGAATCCACGGAGAGTTACATGAGTCCCATTCCGGAACCGTTCACGGTCATTCCGGGGTATGAGCGCACCATCACGCTGGCGGACGGCAGCATTACCAGTCAGTTCCTCGAAATGTTCGGGAGACCGCCGCGCGATACCGGCCTGGAGTCGGAGCGCAACAATCTGCCAACGGAAGCCCAGCGGCTTCATCTGCTCAATTCCAGCCATATTCAGAAGAAGATACAGAACAGTCCGCGCTTGCGGCGATTAATCAACAACAGCCGCGGAAACCGCCCTGCTCTGATCCGCGTCCTTTACTTGAACATTTTGTCGCGCTACCCGACGCCGGCCGAGCTGGCCGCCGCGGAGGAGTATTTCCAGACCCGAGGAGTGAAGCCCGACCAGGCGGTGAATGATCTGGCTTGGGCCCTGATCAACACCAAAGAGTTTCTATACCGGCACTAG
- a CDS encoding DUF1501 domain-containing protein has product MSGQYPEKMMTRRATLKQGLLGAAGLAFLDHEKAWAQPAAQSAHSTTRPAKARAVIQIWMWGGPSHLDTFDPKPDAGPDYCGPLNKPIATNVDGIRIGELLPKLAQQADKYSIIRSMTHGVNAHETASYIVQTGRKPDRLVYPCVGAVVSVFKGYDGGYKGLVPPYIVLTEPQGRFSEAGFLGQRYKPFATGGDPNQSRFVVEGIVAEGISDERQHSRRQLLHKLDSLGRAMPANAQFAQLDRCEEKAYDLMFGEARKLFDLSSEKDEIRERYGRTTFGQSCLMARRLVESGVPYVTINYKGWDTHKQHFETMRRKLPEMDQGMASLLQDLSDRGLLDGTIVWWSGEFGRTPKVQWEAPWNGGRGHYGNCFSAVVAGGGFKGGRVVGASDAKGQEVAARPVYPQDLIRSMYELLGIDPDGPLPNARGLAVPVLPAAEGDAQGGGPLKEIM; this is encoded by the coding sequence GTGAGCGGACAATACCCGGAAAAGATGATGACGCGGCGCGCCACCCTGAAGCAGGGGCTGTTGGGTGCGGCCGGGCTGGCTTTCCTGGATCATGAAAAAGCCTGGGCACAGCCCGCAGCCCAATCTGCCCACTCGACGACGAGGCCGGCCAAAGCCAGGGCGGTCATTCAGATATGGATGTGGGGTGGACCGTCTCACCTGGACACGTTCGATCCCAAGCCGGACGCGGGCCCGGACTATTGCGGCCCACTGAACAAACCGATTGCGACCAATGTTGACGGGATCCGAATCGGCGAATTGCTTCCCAAGCTGGCCCAGCAAGCCGACAAGTACTCGATCATTCGCAGCATGACCCACGGCGTGAACGCTCACGAAACGGCGTCCTACATCGTGCAAACGGGACGCAAACCCGACCGGCTCGTCTATCCCTGCGTGGGTGCGGTCGTGTCGGTGTTCAAGGGATATGACGGCGGCTACAAGGGGCTGGTTCCACCATATATCGTCCTGACCGAACCGCAGGGTCGCTTCTCGGAGGCAGGTTTTCTGGGACAGCGTTACAAACCGTTTGCCACGGGCGGTGATCCCAACCAATCGCGATTTGTGGTCGAGGGCATCGTGGCGGAAGGCATTTCGGACGAGAGGCAGCATAGCCGGCGCCAGTTGTTGCACAAGCTCGATTCACTCGGCCGGGCCATGCCGGCAAACGCTCAGTTCGCCCAGCTCGACCGTTGCGAGGAAAAGGCGTACGACCTGATGTTCGGAGAAGCCCGCAAGCTTTTCGATCTGTCCAGCGAGAAGGACGAGATCCGCGAACGTTACGGCCGTACGACCTTCGGCCAATCCTGCCTGATGGCCCGCCGACTGGTCGAAAGCGGAGTCCCCTACGTGACCATCAACTACAAGGGCTGGGACACCCACAAACAACACTTCGAGACGATGCGCCGCAAGCTGCCGGAAATGGACCAGGGTATGGCCTCGCTGCTTCAAGACTTGTCCGATCGAGGCCTGCTGGACGGCACGATCGTCTGGTGGAGCGGGGAGTTCGGCAGGACACCCAAGGTCCAGTGGGAAGCGCCGTGGAACGGCGGCCGCGGGCATTACGGCAACTGCTTCTCCGCCGTGGTCGCCGGCGGCGGATTCAAGGGCGGCCGTGTCGTCGGAGCCTCGGACGCCAAGGGCCAAGAGGTGGCCGCCCGACCGGTTTATCCGCAGGATCTGATCCGCAGCATGTACGAGTTGCTGGGCATCGATCCCGACGGCCCGCTGCCGAACGCGCGCGGCTTAGCCGTGCCGGTGTTGCCGGCCGCTGAGGGTGACGCACAGGGAGGCGGTCCTCTCAAGGAGATCATGTGA